The following proteins are co-located in the Mycolicibacterium goodii genome:
- a CDS encoding GntR family transcriptional regulator, translating to MAPRTAPKRSPVRAADGSATRTDFVRPKTAQQAVAEVLRRDITSGKLAPGSWIVQESLAEQFGLSRIPIREALKTLEAEEYITYVPHSGYRVTKLGLDELLEVFRLRDILEAELIRDAMPAVTDDIVERMREQMEEMDRAAEKGDPIAVGLANRQFHFLTFETSTLARTRRIATQLWNTADAYRPLYAHLLDLTKVNSEHILLVDAFVARDAERAVAINHQHRLQAIGHLHTVFGGEETEDAS from the coding sequence ATGGCTCCGCGAACAGCGCCCAAACGCAGCCCGGTGCGGGCCGCCGACGGCTCGGCGACCCGTACCGACTTCGTGCGCCCGAAGACGGCCCAGCAGGCCGTGGCCGAGGTGTTGCGGCGCGACATCACCAGCGGCAAGCTCGCGCCGGGCAGCTGGATCGTGCAGGAGAGCCTGGCCGAACAGTTCGGCCTGTCGCGCATCCCGATCCGCGAGGCGCTGAAGACTCTCGAGGCCGAGGAGTACATCACCTACGTCCCGCACAGCGGTTACCGGGTCACCAAACTGGGCCTCGACGAGCTTCTTGAGGTGTTCCGGCTGCGGGACATCCTCGAGGCCGAACTCATCCGCGACGCCATGCCCGCGGTGACCGACGACATCGTCGAGCGGATGCGTGAGCAGATGGAGGAGATGGACCGGGCCGCCGAGAAGGGGGACCCCATCGCCGTGGGTTTGGCCAACCGGCAGTTCCACTTCCTGACGTTCGAAACCAGCACGCTCGCGCGGACCAGGCGGATCGCCACCCAGCTGTGGAACACCGCTGATGCCTACCGGCCGCTCTACGCACACCTTTTGGATCTGACCAAGGTCAACAGCGAGCACATCCTGCTGGTCGACGCGTTCGTCGCCCGCGACGCCGAGCGGGCCGTCGCGATCAACCACCAGCATCGCCTGCAGGCGATCGGTCATCTGCACACGGTGTTCGGCGGCGAGGAAACCGAAGACGCCTCATGA
- a CDS encoding arginase family protein: protein MTLPDIELIGVPFDGYGRLGNQARAPGALRSAGIGRVFGTRRVVADADVELPPPDPARGAQTTLLNEPALVAMTTALAQRVGAALAAGVFPVVFGGDCSALLGIVAGLRRRSPEIGLVFVDGHEDTMPLDVSEDGEAANTEIGLLLGLTGRTLKGPLRESVSVLPADRLVVLGPRDAAWRAQFNVGTLANCGVWVAPLAGLAADPVGTAHQAVAALAAASSHWWLHIDLDVLDPVEFPAQGLPDVPDEPGGLRWEQLTDLAGVVLSSGRCIGLSLVIYDPDQDPGASGARRIVAFLGEAMGRIPPR from the coding sequence ATGACCCTGCCGGATATCGAGCTGATCGGCGTGCCGTTCGACGGGTACGGCCGGCTCGGTAACCAGGCCCGTGCGCCCGGCGCCCTGCGCAGCGCCGGGATCGGCCGCGTGTTCGGCACCCGTCGTGTGGTGGCCGATGCCGATGTCGAACTGCCCCCGCCCGACCCGGCGCGGGGCGCGCAGACCACCTTGCTGAATGAGCCCGCGCTGGTGGCGATGACCACGGCACTGGCTCAGCGGGTCGGCGCCGCGCTCGCGGCCGGGGTGTTCCCGGTGGTGTTCGGCGGCGACTGCTCGGCGCTGCTCGGCATCGTCGCGGGATTGCGGCGACGGTCACCCGAAATCGGGTTGGTGTTCGTCGACGGGCACGAGGACACCATGCCGCTGGACGTGTCCGAGGACGGCGAGGCCGCCAACACCGAGATCGGGCTGCTGCTCGGGCTGACCGGGCGCACCCTGAAAGGTCCGTTGCGCGAATCGGTTTCGGTGTTGCCCGCCGATCGGCTGGTGGTGCTCGGTCCGCGGGATGCGGCGTGGCGCGCGCAGTTCAACGTCGGCACGTTGGCGAACTGCGGCGTGTGGGTTGCGCCGCTGGCCGGGCTCGCCGCCGATCCGGTGGGCACCGCGCACCAAGCGGTGGCGGCGCTGGCCGCCGCGTCGTCGCACTGGTGGCTGCACATCGACCTCGATGTGCTGGATCCGGTGGAGTTCCCCGCGCAGGGCCTGCCGGATGTGCCGGACGAGCCCGGCGGCCTGCGTTGGGAGCAGTTGACCGACCTGGCCGGTGTCGTGCTCTCGTCCGGGCGGTGCATCGGCCTCAGCCTGGTGATCTACGACCCGGACCAGGATCCCGGCGCATCCGGTGCTCGGCGCATCGTGGCGTTCTTGGGGGAGGCGATGGGCCGGATACCGCCACGCTGA
- a CDS encoding HAD-IIA family hydrolase: MRSHAQCWLTDMDGVLVREEHALPGAAEFLQTLVDKERPFLVLTNNSIFTPRDLAARLARSGLSVPESSIWTSALATAAFLNDQLPGGSAYVIGEAGLTTALHEVGYTLTDVEPDFVVLGETRTYSFEAITRAIRLIIGGARFIATNPDVTGPSAEGPLPATGSVAAMITKATGREPYFVGKPNPMMFRSALNRIEAHSESTVMVGDRMDTDVVAGIEAGLDTILVLTGSTEVADIERYPFRPSRVLPSIAEAIDLI; encoded by the coding sequence GTGCGTTCACATGCTCAGTGCTGGCTGACGGATATGGATGGTGTCCTGGTGCGCGAGGAACATGCGCTGCCAGGGGCCGCGGAGTTCCTGCAAACCCTGGTCGACAAGGAGCGGCCGTTTCTGGTTCTGACCAACAATTCGATCTTCACCCCGCGTGACCTGGCGGCGCGGTTGGCGCGTTCGGGTCTTTCGGTGCCCGAGAGCTCGATCTGGACCTCGGCGCTCGCGACCGCGGCGTTCCTCAACGATCAGCTGCCGGGCGGTTCGGCATACGTGATCGGCGAGGCCGGGCTGACGACGGCCCTGCACGAGGTCGGCTACACGCTGACCGACGTCGAACCGGATTTCGTGGTGCTGGGGGAGACCCGCACGTATTCGTTCGAGGCGATCACCAGGGCGATCCGGCTCATCATCGGCGGCGCACGGTTCATCGCCACCAACCCGGACGTGACCGGGCCCTCGGCCGAGGGCCCGTTGCCCGCCACCGGGTCGGTCGCGGCCATGATCACCAAGGCGACCGGGCGTGAACCGTATTTCGTCGGCAAGCCGAACCCGATGATGTTCCGCAGCGCGCTCAACCGCATCGAAGCGCATTCGGAGAGCACGGTGATGGTGGGCGACCGGATGGACACCGACGTCGTTGCCGGGATCGAAGCCGGGCTGGACACCATCCTGGTGCTCACCGGATCCACCGAGGTCGCCGACATCGAGCGGTATCCGTTCCGTCCCAGCCGGGTGCTGCCGTCCATCGCGGAGGCGATCGACCTGATATGA
- a CDS encoding aspartate aminotransferase family protein — protein sequence MTAIQETTSLPNGLTVDAAKAEAARAYELDRAHVFHSWSAQEEISPMTVTAAQGSYLWDGDGNRLLDFSSQLVNTNIGHQHPKVVAAIAEQAAKLCTVAPQHANAARSEAARLIAERTPGDLNKIFFTNGGADAVEHAVRMARLHTGRYKVLSRYRAYHGGTDTAVNLTGDPRRWPNDRGNSGVVHFNGPFLYRSSFYSETEEQESQRALEYLDKLIQMEGPSTIAAIILESIPGTAGIMVPPPGYLAGVRELCTRHGIVFIADEVMAGFGRSGKWFSINHFDVVPDLMTFAKGVNSGYVPLGGVAISPQIFQTFAHRPYPGGLTYSGHPLACAAAVATINAMEDEGMVANAAKVGAEVIGPGLAELAAKHRSVGEVRGLGVFWAVELVKDRQTREPLAPYGSSSPAMNAVIAACKAGGMLPFANFNRIHVVPPCNVSAEEVREGLAILDSALDVADEHTA from the coding sequence ATGACTGCGATCCAAGAGACCACCTCGCTGCCCAACGGTCTGACCGTCGACGCCGCGAAGGCCGAGGCGGCGCGGGCCTACGAGCTCGACCGGGCCCATGTGTTCCACTCCTGGTCTGCCCAGGAGGAGATCTCCCCGATGACCGTCACCGCCGCGCAGGGCTCGTACCTGTGGGACGGCGACGGTAACCGGTTGCTGGATTTCTCCAGCCAGCTGGTGAACACCAACATCGGACATCAGCACCCGAAAGTCGTTGCCGCGATTGCCGAGCAGGCCGCCAAGCTGTGCACCGTCGCACCGCAGCACGCCAACGCGGCGCGTTCGGAGGCGGCGCGGCTGATCGCCGAGCGCACCCCGGGTGACCTGAACAAGATCTTCTTCACCAACGGTGGCGCCGACGCCGTCGAGCATGCCGTGCGCATGGCCCGGCTGCACACGGGTCGCTACAAGGTGCTGTCCCGGTACCGCGCCTACCACGGCGGCACCGACACCGCGGTCAACCTGACCGGTGATCCCCGCCGCTGGCCCAACGACCGCGGCAACTCCGGGGTGGTGCACTTCAACGGGCCGTTCCTGTACCGCTCCTCGTTCTATTCGGAGACCGAGGAGCAGGAATCCCAGCGTGCACTGGAGTATCTCGACAAGCTGATCCAGATGGAGGGCCCGTCCACCATCGCCGCGATCATCCTCGAGTCGATCCCCGGCACCGCGGGCATCATGGTGCCGCCGCCCGGATACCTGGCCGGGGTGCGCGAGCTGTGCACCCGCCACGGCATCGTGTTCATCGCCGACGAGGTGATGGCCGGTTTCGGGCGCAGTGGAAAGTGGTTCTCCATCAACCACTTCGACGTCGTCCCGGACCTGATGACGTTCGCCAAGGGGGTGAACTCGGGTTACGTTCCCCTCGGTGGTGTGGCGATCAGCCCGCAGATCTTCCAGACCTTCGCCCACCGCCCGTATCCGGGCGGGCTGACCTACTCGGGTCATCCGCTGGCGTGCGCGGCGGCAGTGGCCACCATCAACGCGATGGAGGACGAGGGCATGGTCGCCAACGCGGCCAAGGTGGGCGCCGAGGTGATCGGCCCCGGCCTTGCCGAGCTGGCCGCCAAGCACCGCAGTGTCGGCGAGGTCCGCGGTCTCGGTGTGTTCTGGGCCGTCGAGTTGGTCAAGGATCGGCAGACGCGGGAACCGTTGGCGCCGTACGGATCTTCCAGCCCGGCCATGAACGCCGTCATCGCGGCCTGCAAGGCCGGCGGCATGCTGCCGTTCGCCAACTTCAACCGCATCCACGTGGTGCCGCCGTGCAATGTCTCGGCCGAGGAGGTGCGCGAGGGTCTGGCGATCTTGGACTCCGCACTCGACGTCGCCGACGAGCACACCGCCTGA